The Candidatus Roseilinea sp. genome contains a region encoding:
- a CDS encoding hypothetical protein (possible pseudo, frameshifted), which yields MTRPPTIVSTGPFNADSIASFEQSAPGIRLHPFPNATPAEIPADVYYAYGELPSRAAAPKLRRGQMHRAGVDMAIHAPLFASGEVILTTGAGIHAVNVGEYTPMMMLALAHRLPMACQMMQAGARRDDRAAFMPMERRGATLGLIGYGQIGREVARLARVRRAGDRFAQAHPNRGEQRDDGVTCIRRDRLPMLLTPSDFAVVAAPLTPETRRMLNASALGRMKPTALLIKVGRGASGAAQWWMSRRWLRRSPRDTSPAPRWTCASRSRCRTIARYGDWPPNTASSSRRTSPGIRHTTKRERPLWRI from the coding sequence ATGACTCGACCGCCGACCATCGTTTCAACAGGCCCGTTTAACGCGGATTCGATCGCGTCGTTCGAGCAAAGCGCGCCGGGCATTCGCCTCCATCCGTTCCCCAACGCAACACCCGCTGAGATCCCAGCCGACGTGTATTACGCCTACGGCGAGCTGCCCTCGCGCGCGGCGGCGCCGAAGCTACGCCGGGGGCAGATGCACCGAGCCGGCGTAGACATGGCGATCCATGCTCCCCTCTTTGCATCCGGCGAAGTGATCCTCACGACTGGCGCAGGCATCCACGCCGTCAACGTCGGCGAATACACGCCCATGATGATGCTGGCGCTGGCGCACAGGCTCCCGATGGCCTGCCAGATGATGCAGGCCGGCGCACGGCGCGATGACCGCGCGGCGTTCATGCCGATGGAGCGACGCGGCGCGACGCTCGGCTTGATCGGCTATGGCCAGATCGGCCGCGAGGTCGCGCGACTGGCGCGCGTTCGGCGTGCGGGTGATCGCTTTGCGCAAGCGCATCCCAACAGAGGCGAGCAGCGCGACGATGGTGTCACATGCATCCGGCGCGACCGGCTACCGATGCTGCTCACACCATCCGACTTCGCCGTGGTCGCTGCACCGCTCACGCCGGAGACGCGGCGCATGCTGAACGCCAGCGCACTCGGGCGGATGAAGCCCACGGCGCTTCTGATCAAAGTCGGGCGCGGCGCGTCGGGCGCGGCGCAGTGGTGGATGAGCAGGCGTTGGCTTCGGCGATCGCCGAGGGACACGTCGCCGGCGCCGCGCTGGACGTGTGCGAGCAGGAGCCGCTGCCGGACGATAGCCCGCTATGGCGATTGGCCGCCGAATACCGCGTCGTCCTCACGCCGCACATCGCCGGGCATACGTCACA